In Halanaeroarchaeum sp. HSR-CO, one DNA window encodes the following:
- a CDS encoding PotD/PotF family extracellular solute-binding protein: protein MPETHSFGRREFLKTTAAGTGAIALSGLAGCAGLGGDEPSGPLTVAVYGGVFKEVLDEQLFAPFSEEVDYEVESEASPTAEEALTQYENAVSAGEAPVDVAIMSNTGVLKGMNSDLWHLWGGDEFENLQYISDGLVKETDDGIPSIGALSWYINLVQNTEVIEEPIDTWQALWDDQYEDQLGLLSYASNSFLLEVTATVHFDGKEILDTQDGVLEVLEKLEEVKPQANFWYENEADFQQRLRDAEVPAGMLYNDVTLVMQDEGAPVQSNFVEEGSILDSGHWVTLASTDLTEQAREFIDFASQPSIQDRIAENLYTSPTIERQYSEIDDDMYETIAGPGPGAAIVPKYELYVEQEDWVKERWNEFLIE, encoded by the coding sequence ATGCCAGAGACGCATTCTTTCGGTCGACGTGAGTTCCTCAAGACGACTGCCGCGGGGACCGGCGCCATCGCCCTCTCGGGGCTTGCGGGGTGTGCCGGTCTCGGCGGTGACGAACCGAGCGGCCCGCTGACCGTCGCCGTCTACGGCGGCGTGTTCAAGGAAGTTCTGGACGAACAGCTGTTCGCTCCGTTCAGCGAGGAGGTCGACTACGAGGTGGAATCGGAGGCCTCGCCGACGGCGGAGGAGGCCCTGACACAGTACGAGAACGCGGTCTCGGCCGGCGAGGCGCCGGTCGACGTCGCGATCATGTCGAACACCGGCGTCCTCAAGGGAATGAACTCCGACCTCTGGCACCTGTGGGGCGGCGACGAGTTCGAGAACCTCCAGTACATCAGCGACGGGCTGGTCAAGGAGACGGACGACGGTATCCCCAGCATCGGGGCGCTGTCGTGGTACATCAACCTCGTCCAGAACACGGAGGTCATCGAGGAACCGATCGACACCTGGCAGGCGCTCTGGGACGACCAGTACGAGGATCAACTCGGCCTGCTCAGCTACGCGTCGAACTCCTTTTTGCTCGAGGTGACCGCCACGGTTCACTTCGACGGGAAAGAGATCCTCGACACCCAGGACGGCGTCCTCGAGGTCCTGGAGAAACTCGAGGAGGTCAAGCCACAGGCCAACTTCTGGTACGAGAACGAGGCGGACTTCCAACAGCGACTCCGGGATGCCGAGGTCCCCGCCGGGATGCTGTACAACGACGTCACGCTGGTCATGCAGGACGAAGGGGCCCCCGTGCAGTCCAACTTCGTCGAGGAGGGGTCCATCCTGGACTCCGGCCACTGGGTGACGCTGGCCTCGACGGACCTGACCGAGCAGGCCAGAGAGTTCATCGACTTCGCCAGCCAGCCATCGATCCAGGACCGGATCGCCGAGAACCTCTACACGAGTCCAACCATCGAACGCCAGTACTCCGAGATCGACGACGACATGTACGAGACGATCGCCGGCCCCGGTCCCGGAGCGGCCATCGTGCCGAAGTACGAACTCTACGTCGAGCAAGAAGACTGGGTCAAAGAGCGCTGGAACGAGTTCCTCATCGAGTAG
- a CDS encoding DUF5799 family protein produces MTDDSWQDRVVGARMAVDSDFEDRVTGSSFSRQQWSLIMTATAFEIVDADDPDRARIVANTDELDAILPELDEIERQMGAMAGRDSNQTAAGDGLFGSIASALGLNNGDGSDDDAARRAEAIDLVEAYATQLQDHLEANGRWEEIREMAASADDSE; encoded by the coding sequence ATGACCGACGACTCCTGGCAGGACCGCGTGGTTGGTGCCCGGATGGCGGTGGACTCGGATTTCGAAGACCGCGTCACTGGCTCATCCTTTTCCAGACAGCAGTGGAGTCTCATCATGACGGCGACGGCGTTCGAGATCGTGGACGCCGACGACCCCGACAGGGCCCGCATCGTCGCCAACACCGACGAACTCGATGCGATCCTCCCGGAACTCGACGAGATCGAACGACAGATGGGGGCGATGGCCGGGAGGGACTCGAACCAAACGGCCGCGGGAGATGGACTATTCGGCTCCATCGCCAGCGCACTCGGCCTCAACAATGGCGACGGGTCAGACGACGACGCAGCCCGGCGTGCGGAGGCGATCGATCTGGTGGAAGCGTATGCAACCCAACTCCAGGACCACCTCGAAGCGAACGGCCGGTGGGAAGAGATTCGGGAGATGGCAGCGTCGGCAGACGATAGCGAGTGA
- a CDS encoding ATP-binding protein gives MSLVSRYEAGLWWTIEALGISESIRDKILVAVGIQFVVSIGQAAIPLFFTGPLRVDLAAVLFVFAIVAFANTVLIVRRDLLEPIAGLEAAATDIANGEIQTTTPTTRHDDEIAELVSAFAAMVDNLQLVADQATALASQEFDDPVLDEQVPGRFGQLLSTMTAELTEYIDRIEADRDRFQLLNYLVGHDIPNILTVLYGRIDLIKTTSEDPAVLEEVETIERHVEEIEAVSTSVSQLTSDKLLLQMDVVDIVAEVVADVQHSHPEATISVQTPDSSMYVRANELLSRAFVNLVTNAIEHNDARDPEVEVSVFSNTQDDVTVQIEDNGPGLGVEESDAFLDSLSPGTGLHISMTIIERFGGDFAVSSDDSGTTVTATMPRSRP, from the coding sequence ATAAAATTCTCGTGGCGGTGGGCATCCAGTTCGTCGTCTCGATCGGCCAGGCCGCAATCCCGCTATTTTTCACCGGTCCACTGCGGGTCGACCTCGCCGCGGTGCTGTTCGTCTTCGCGATCGTTGCGTTCGCCAACACGGTTCTGATCGTCAGACGGGATCTCCTGGAACCGATAGCGGGCCTCGAAGCCGCGGCGACAGACATTGCAAACGGTGAGATCCAGACGACCACCCCCACCACGAGACACGACGACGAAATTGCGGAGCTGGTGTCCGCGTTCGCTGCGATGGTCGACAACCTCCAGTTGGTCGCCGACCAGGCGACCGCACTCGCCTCCCAGGAGTTCGACGACCCCGTCCTCGACGAGCAGGTCCCTGGACGGTTCGGGCAGCTGCTCTCCACGATGACCGCCGAACTGACCGAGTACATCGACCGGATCGAGGCGGACCGAGATCGGTTCCAGCTGTTGAACTACCTGGTCGGACACGACATCCCGAACATTCTGACGGTCCTCTATGGTCGAATTGATCTAATCAAGACCACCAGTGAGGACCCCGCTGTCCTCGAGGAGGTGGAGACGATCGAGCGTCACGTCGAAGAGATTGAAGCGGTTTCGACATCGGTTAGCCAGTTGACGTCAGATAAACTTCTCCTGCAGATGGACGTCGTCGATATCGTAGCGGAGGTGGTCGCGGACGTCCAGCACAGCCATCCCGAGGCAACGATCAGCGTCCAGACGCCCGATTCGTCGATGTACGTGCGAGCAAACGAGTTACTATCTCGGGCATTCGTGAATCTCGTGACCAATGCGATCGAACACAACGACGCGCGCGACCCCGAAGTCGAGGTGTCCGTATTTTCGAACACCCAGGACGACGTGACGGTTCAGATCGAGGACAACGGGCCTGGGTTGGGGGTAGAAGAGAGCGACGCGTTCCTCGATTCGCTCTCGCCCGGGACGGGCCTTCACATCTCGATGACCATCATCGAACGATTTGGCGGCGACTTCGCGGTTTCCTCCGACGATTCCGGGACGACCGTCACCGCGACGATGCCTCGAAGCAGACCCTGA